One Prosthecochloris marina DNA segment encodes these proteins:
- the pgsA gene encoding CDP-diacylglycerol--glycerol-3-phosphate 3-phosphatidyltransferase: MTLPNQLTALRILLVPVFMFLLLLDSPYMKLLGVVVFVFASLTDIYDGYHARKYGLTSRLGAFLDPLADKFLITAAFLIYVWEGYLALWMVMLVLLRDVVVTVLRVYAEWKNKPVVTSREAKYKTLTQNVFAYVIMLFILLKEEAFTGEYVSAVVQDVLYSDYLDFIMLLITLYTVYTGISYLVQNWKGLLSPSPSR, from the coding sequence ATGACGTTACCCAATCAGTTGACAGCACTGCGAATATTGCTTGTCCCTGTTTTTATGTTTCTGCTTCTGCTTGATTCTCCGTATATGAAGCTTCTGGGAGTCGTTGTTTTTGTTTTTGCCTCGCTGACCGATATTTATGATGGTTATCATGCAAGAAAATATGGCCTTACCAGCAGATTGGGTGCGTTTCTCGATCCTTTGGCAGATAAGTTTCTCATTACAGCAGCGTTTCTGATCTATGTCTGGGAAGGGTACCTGGCGCTGTGGATGGTGATGCTGGTTCTGTTGCGTGATGTTGTTGTGACGGTTTTACGTGTCTATGCGGAGTGGAAAAACAAACCTGTGGTGACAAGCCGGGAGGCCAAGTACAAGACGCTGACACAGAACGTTTTTGCATATGTGATTATGCTTTTTATCCTGCTCAAGGAAGAGGCCTTTACCGGTGAATACGTTTCTGCGGTGGTGCAAGATGTTCTGTATTCCGATTATCTGGACTTTATCATGCTTTTGATTACCCTTTATACGGTTTACACCGGTATTTCATATCTTGTGCAGAACTGGAAAGGGCTGTTGAGTCCATCTCCTTCACGTTAA
- a CDS encoding endonuclease MutS2 yields the protein MDSITKRKLEFDRIIAYASSFCISDMGRDELAGTLPFYDHTKLEEELKRVLELRLFLEEGNPLPFSALPDTRALLRELDTADTYFEPRELLDIHDLLRASVQLRKCMFQNRTVYPSLNDLTIQLWLEKSLQYEIMRVVDEQAQVRDTASDGLFTLRRELNESRETLRKKMTRLLKRCQERGWLMEDTVAMKNGRLVLGLKVEYKYKLPGFIQDYSHTGQTVFIEPAETLELSNRIQDLEINERREVERILRETTGRIREERKNVQHNQTLMAVFDSLYGRAQVALDTGSVLPEVGKGKTLRILDGFHPWLVVSHRRKKEKVFPLDMELSGNEQVLVISGPNAGGKSVAMKTAGLLCCMLAHGFLVPCSESSVFPLFEKMFIEIGDEQSIENDLSTFSSHLEQIRLILDAATEKSLVLIDELCSGTDVEEGSAIARSVIEELLAKDAKVIVTTHLGELKAYAHGRDGVVNGAMEFDRSSLSPSFRFVKGLPGNSFAFAMMQRMGFSQEVVDRAESYLDKGRTGLDTMLDDLRISLEHNVQLKDSLEREKEDLASEKARLGKKVEELESREREMKIKTRREMVHEIEQAKKAIRDILRDVRKQPVEAVVSAARNKLENRKKAALSEEKKLAAEFEHSLRPDLSIRKGDTVRVLTTNTTGEVVSLQGEEAIVQCGTFRLSTALKNLEKISKTKAKKLERALPPVSASPLESTKLDLRGLQGDEAVGEVERFVDKLRLNRVQQATIVHGKGTGALRQRVTQCLKQHPAVKSFRLGDWSEGGVGVTIIEL from the coding sequence ATGGATAGCATAACAAAAAGGAAACTGGAATTTGACAGGATTATTGCTTATGCATCATCCTTTTGTATCTCCGATATGGGAAGGGATGAGCTTGCCGGTACACTCCCTTTTTATGACCATACGAAGCTTGAGGAGGAACTCAAGCGTGTACTTGAGTTACGACTGTTTCTTGAAGAAGGCAATCCTTTGCCGTTTTCCGCCTTACCGGATACTCGGGCACTGCTCAGGGAACTCGATACAGCCGATACCTATTTTGAACCAAGGGAGTTACTCGATATTCACGATCTTCTCCGTGCCTCGGTGCAGCTCAGAAAATGTATGTTTCAAAACCGTACGGTCTATCCCTCGCTCAACGATTTGACAATACAGCTTTGGTTGGAAAAGTCGCTTCAGTATGAAATCATGCGGGTTGTCGATGAGCAGGCACAGGTCAGGGATACGGCCAGTGACGGTCTTTTTACCCTGAGGCGTGAACTCAACGAGAGTAGAGAAACACTGCGCAAGAAAATGACACGTCTTCTCAAGCGGTGCCAGGAGAGAGGTTGGCTCATGGAAGATACTGTGGCTATGAAAAACGGCAGGTTGGTTCTGGGTCTCAAGGTTGAATACAAATACAAACTTCCAGGATTTATTCAGGATTATTCCCATACCGGGCAGACAGTGTTTATAGAGCCCGCTGAAACGCTTGAGCTGAGCAACAGAATTCAGGATCTTGAAATAAACGAGCGTAGGGAGGTCGAGCGAATTTTAAGAGAGACGACCGGGCGTATCAGAGAAGAGCGCAAGAATGTTCAGCACAATCAGACGTTGATGGCGGTGTTTGATTCACTCTATGGCCGGGCTCAGGTTGCTCTCGATACCGGTTCGGTATTGCCTGAAGTAGGGAAAGGAAAAACGTTGCGGATACTCGACGGTTTTCATCCATGGCTTGTTGTTTCTCATCGCCGGAAAAAAGAGAAGGTGTTTCCTCTTGATATGGAGTTGAGCGGTAATGAACAGGTTCTTGTTATTTCAGGTCCGAATGCCGGAGGCAAGTCTGTGGCGATGAAAACAGCTGGTCTTTTGTGTTGTATGCTCGCCCATGGTTTTCTGGTTCCCTGCAGTGAAAGTTCTGTGTTTCCGCTCTTTGAAAAAATGTTTATCGAGATCGGTGATGAACAGTCTATCGAGAACGATCTTTCAACGTTCAGTTCCCATCTTGAACAAATTCGGTTGATTCTCGATGCGGCAACGGAAAAAAGTCTGGTTTTGATCGATGAGCTGTGTTCGGGGACGGATGTTGAAGAGGGGAGCGCGATTGCGCGCTCGGTTATCGAGGAACTGCTTGCAAAGGATGCAAAAGTTATTGTTACGACACATCTTGGAGAATTGAAAGCCTATGCCCATGGAAGAGATGGGGTGGTGAACGGTGCAATGGAATTTGATCGTTCGTCACTGAGTCCCTCGTTTCGTTTCGTGAAAGGTTTGCCCGGCAACAGCTTTGCTTTTGCCATGATGCAGCGCATGGGGTTCAGCCAGGAGGTGGTCGACAGAGCAGAAAGTTATCTTGATAAAGGCAGAACCGGGCTTGACACTATGCTCGATGATCTGAGGATTTCTCTTGAGCATAATGTACAACTGAAAGATTCGCTCGAGAGAGAAAAGGAGGATCTCGCATCTGAAAAAGCACGCCTTGGCAAAAAAGTCGAAGAGCTGGAAAGCAGGGAGCGGGAGATGAAGATCAAGACCCGGAGAGAGATGGTTCATGAAATTGAGCAAGCTAAAAAAGCGATTCGTGACATCCTGCGCGATGTAAGGAAACAGCCGGTCGAAGCTGTTGTTTCCGCTGCACGAAACAAGCTTGAAAATCGAAAGAAAGCTGCATTGTCGGAGGAAAAAAAACTTGCAGCAGAGTTTGAGCACTCTCTTCGGCCCGATCTTTCCATTCGGAAAGGGGATACCGTTCGTGTTCTTACAACAAACACTACAGGGGAGGTTGTGTCCCTGCAAGGAGAAGAAGCCATTGTGCAGTGTGGAACGTTCCGCTTGTCAACGGCACTGAAAAACCTTGAAAAAATTTCGAAGACAAAAGCGAAAAAGCTCGAACGTGCACTGCCACCGGTATCGGCTTCTCCGCTTGAGTCCACAAAACTCGACCTGCGGGGCCTTCAGGGAGATGAGGCTGTTGGCGAAGTAGAGCGTTTCGTCGATAAACTACGGTTGAACAGGGTTCAGCAAGCGACCATTGTACATGGTAAGGGAACCGGTGCACTCCGTCAGAGGGTGACACAATGCCTGAAGCAGCATCCGGCAGTGAAAAGTTTCAGGCTGGGTGACTGGTCGGAAGGTGGCGTTGGAGTGACGATTATAGAGTTGTAA
- a CDS encoding DsrE family protein — protein MEKEKLVIISTVGNDNPEKATLPFVLATACQSLDTDVVMFLQSSAVVLAKKGEAEYIKADGLVPLKELLDTFMEMEGALYLCSPCIKERGISMDEVIDGANVAAAGTLASEVMSAKSVVTY, from the coding sequence ATGGAAAAAGAGAAACTCGTCATTATTAGTACCGTAGGTAATGATAATCCCGAAAAAGCAACCTTGCCTTTCGTACTTGCAACAGCCTGTCAGTCTCTGGATACTGATGTAGTGATGTTTCTGCAATCATCTGCGGTTGTTTTGGCAAAAAAAGGCGAAGCGGAATATATCAAGGCAGATGGCCTTGTGCCTCTCAAGGAACTGCTTGATACATTTATGGAAATGGAAGGTGCTCTTTATTTATGTTCTCCGTGCATCAAGGAAAGAGGAATTTCGATGGACGAGGTGATCGACGGCGCCAACGTTGCCGCAGCGGGAACACTGGCCAGCGAAGTAATGAGTGCAAAATCAGTAGTCACCTATTAA
- a CDS encoding YkgJ family cysteine cluster protein yields MDNILNKLGLNLDEKTKLADDSIFCFGCHKELSCYNTCCGGLDIFLTPYDILRMKNRLGMTSAEFISKHTEPVIHGESKLPFLKLKLAQTGSCSFVGEEGCSLYDDRPLACRYYPIGFGVYKNDAAQGSDFYFLIKEEHCKGFEEKQEQTVAEWRKKQEIDLYDDKNKVWMDLILNKKMYSPDLEPDEKSLKMFFMGSYEVDSFKSFVFESRFFDVFEVDEELQEQLRSDEEELMIFAHKWLQYALFRMPTMKLRGA; encoded by the coding sequence ATGGATAATATATTGAACAAACTCGGATTGAATCTCGATGAAAAGACAAAACTGGCCGATGACAGCATATTCTGTTTCGGCTGTCATAAAGAGCTTTCCTGTTATAACACGTGCTGTGGGGGTCTTGACATTTTTTTGACCCCTTACGATATTCTGCGGATGAAAAATCGACTCGGTATGACATCTGCTGAATTCATTTCAAAGCACACCGAACCGGTTATTCACGGTGAATCGAAACTGCCGTTCCTGAAACTGAAACTTGCACAAACAGGTTCGTGCAGTTTTGTCGGAGAAGAGGGGTGTTCACTCTATGATGACCGGCCTCTTGCATGCAGGTATTATCCTATCGGGTTCGGTGTCTACAAGAATGACGCAGCGCAAGGGAGTGATTTTTACTTTCTGATAAAAGAAGAGCATTGCAAAGGATTTGAAGAAAAGCAAGAACAGACGGTAGCGGAGTGGCGAAAAAAGCAGGAAATCGATCTCTATGACGATAAAAACAAGGTCTGGATGGATCTGATTTTAAATAAAAAAATGTATAGTCCTGATCTGGAGCCCGATGAAAAAAGCCTGAAAATGTTTTTTATGGGTAGTTATGAAGTCGATTCGTTCAAATCATTTGTTTTCGAAAGCCGGTTCTTTGACGTGTTCGAGGTTGACGAGGAGCTGCAGGAACAGCTCAGAAGCGATGAAGAGGAATTGATGATTTTTGCCCATAAATGGTTGCAATATGCGTTGTTCAGGATGCCGACCATGAAGCTGCGGGGAGCATAA
- the qmoC gene encoding quinone-interacting membrane-bound oxidoreductase complex subunit QmoC has protein sequence MAEKTVFTPDVKFVRELKEAGADTMKKCYQCATCSVVCQLSPDDRPFPRKEMLMAQWGLKDELVKSADIWLCHNCNDCSKYCPRGARPGDVLAILRKSVIQENAFPKFMGKIVGDPKNIWQALAIPVVFFLLVLGVTGHLGIPEGEVVFSKLFPIHYIDQIFGPLSVLAVVMFGVSISRFWKNLSEGSQMKPKAGFLPSFIETLKEIMTHSKFKKCDENQDRSIAHMLVFYGFIGLFVTTLCAILFLYGLKWESPYPVDDPDILALFGGSETMVWILKVTFKLLANVSSLALLAGGGLIIANRLKERGVDTVTSSFDWVFVGMVLLVGASGMLAQMFRVMNFPPVIAYLTYFLHLVFVFYIIIYVPYSKLAHFVYRTVAITYTKMLKRDIEV, from the coding sequence ATGGCTGAAAAAACTGTATTTACACCGGATGTAAAGTTTGTCAGGGAGCTGAAAGAGGCCGGTGCCGATACAATGAAGAAGTGCTATCAATGCGCTACTTGTTCCGTTGTGTGTCAGTTATCCCCTGATGACAGGCCGTTTCCCAGAAAAGAGATGCTTATGGCGCAATGGGGCCTGAAGGATGAACTGGTCAAAAGTGCCGATATATGGCTTTGTCATAACTGTAACGATTGTTCGAAATACTGCCCGAGGGGGGCCAGACCAGGCGATGTGCTCGCTATCTTGAGAAAAAGCGTTATTCAGGAGAACGCGTTTCCCAAATTCATGGGGAAAATAGTCGGGGATCCGAAGAACATCTGGCAAGCGCTTGCTATTCCGGTCGTGTTTTTTCTGCTTGTTCTCGGTGTGACAGGTCATCTTGGCATTCCTGAAGGCGAAGTGGTTTTCTCCAAGCTTTTTCCCATTCACTATATCGATCAGATCTTCGGACCTCTTTCGGTTCTGGCGGTCGTTATGTTCGGCGTCAGTATTTCAAGGTTCTGGAAAAATCTAAGCGAAGGTTCTCAAATGAAGCCGAAAGCAGGTTTTTTGCCGAGTTTTATCGAAACGCTCAAGGAGATCATGACCCACTCGAAATTCAAGAAGTGCGACGAAAACCAGGATCGTTCCATTGCTCACATGCTCGTGTTTTACGGGTTTATCGGTCTCTTTGTTACAACGCTCTGTGCTATCTTGTTTCTTTATGGATTGAAGTGGGAGTCGCCTTACCCGGTGGACGATCCTGATATTCTTGCACTGTTTGGTGGGTCTGAAACCATGGTCTGGATCTTGAAGGTAACGTTCAAGCTCCTGGCCAATGTCAGTTCGCTTGCGCTTCTTGCCGGGGGCGGTCTGATCATTGCCAACAGGCTGAAGGAACGTGGAGTTGATACGGTCACGTCATCGTTTGATTGGGTGTTTGTCGGAATGGTATTGCTTGTGGGAGCTTCAGGGATGCTTGCACAGATGTTCAGGGTGATGAATTTTCCGCCGGTTATCGCATATCTGACCTACTTCCTGCACCTGGTGTTTGTCTTTTACATCATCATCTACGTGCCGTATTCAAAACTTGCACATTTTGTTTACAGGACGGTTGCGATTACGTATACGAAAATGTTGAAGCGGGATATCGAAGTGTGA
- a CDS encoding FAD-dependent oxidoreductase — protein MADEKKIGVYLCSDCGIGEALDIEELEKVASSEFRVPVCKTHPFLCSRDGVQVIKDDINNGDVNKIVIAACSPRVNSDVFDFDPLKNVVERVNLREQVVWTQPSDEASRESTQMMAADYLRMGITRAEKAELPDPKIADVNRTVLVVGGGVTGLTAALEASQAGYKTVLVEKAEELGGWAKKMYRVFPTKPPFAELEQPTVSSKIDAAQNDKNITIHTRATISSIEGGPGEYKVTIDRSGTAEAFDAGSIVLATGWKPYDAGKLGHLGYGKHKNVVTNLEMEELVKNGNGKVLRPSDGKPVKNVVFMQCAGQRDEDHVPYCSTVCCNVSLKQAKYVRESDPDAGAFIIYKDMRTMGLYENFYKSAQDDEGVFLAKGEILDIEEAPDGSLYVEVDNLLLGRKMNIQADMVVLATGMVSSMVPDEKGVNNLTSEYIGNIVKKETEDGEIEALEPESLILNLKYRQGPEMPHLKWGFPDSHFICFPYETRRTGIYSAGAVRHPMDAVQSTADATGAALKAIQCLELTAEGRAVHPRTWDRTYPEIRFESCTQCRRCTVECPFGAYNEKADGTPLEFPSRCRRCGVCMGACPQRVISFKDYSVDMISSVLKSIEVPDEGTFILGFVCENDAYPAFDMMGLNRMNLNPNIRLIPLRCLGGLNLVWIADALSKGIDGILLLGCKYGDDYQCHYIKGSQMANERLEKVQETLDRLMLEAERVEQVQIAINEWEKLPGIIEEFTKKIDDIGENPYKGF, from the coding sequence ATGGCTGACGAAAAGAAAATAGGAGTGTATCTCTGCAGTGACTGCGGTATTGGAGAGGCTCTGGACATTGAAGAACTCGAAAAGGTCGCGTCCAGTGAGTTCAGGGTGCCCGTATGCAAGACGCATCCGTTCCTTTGCAGCAGAGACGGTGTACAGGTTATCAAGGATGATATAAACAACGGTGATGTCAACAAGATCGTCATTGCTGCTTGTTCGCCGAGAGTGAACAGCGATGTGTTTGATTTCGATCCTCTGAAAAACGTTGTCGAGAGGGTGAATCTCCGGGAGCAGGTTGTCTGGACACAGCCTTCGGATGAGGCGTCCAGAGAATCGACCCAGATGATGGCTGCCGATTATCTGAGAATGGGAATTACACGAGCTGAAAAAGCTGAGCTGCCCGACCCTAAGATAGCCGATGTCAATCGGACCGTTCTTGTTGTTGGCGGTGGCGTTACCGGCCTGACAGCGGCCCTTGAAGCGTCGCAGGCCGGCTATAAAACGGTTTTGGTTGAAAAAGCTGAAGAACTGGGAGGATGGGCTAAAAAGATGTATCGGGTTTTTCCGACCAAACCGCCGTTTGCCGAGCTCGAACAGCCTACTGTTTCATCCAAGATCGATGCTGCTCAAAACGACAAGAATATCACCATACATACCCGCGCTACAATTTCCTCAATCGAAGGAGGGCCCGGCGAATACAAGGTGACGATAGACCGAAGCGGAACGGCTGAGGCGTTCGATGCCGGTTCTATAGTTTTAGCCACAGGTTGGAAACCTTATGATGCCGGGAAACTCGGTCACCTGGGATACGGTAAGCACAAGAATGTGGTGACGAATCTCGAAATGGAGGAACTTGTCAAGAACGGCAACGGCAAGGTGCTCAGACCATCCGACGGTAAACCGGTAAAGAACGTTGTATTCATGCAATGCGCAGGGCAGCGGGATGAAGACCATGTGCCGTACTGTTCTACGGTGTGTTGCAATGTGTCACTGAAACAGGCGAAATACGTAAGAGAGTCCGACCCTGATGCAGGTGCTTTTATTATTTACAAGGATATGAGGACGATGGGGTTGTATGAAAACTTCTATAAATCCGCGCAGGACGACGAGGGAGTTTTTCTCGCCAAAGGAGAAATACTCGATATAGAAGAAGCCCCTGACGGGAGTCTCTATGTCGAAGTGGATAATCTTCTGCTCGGCAGGAAAATGAACATCCAGGCCGACATGGTCGTGCTGGCTACAGGTATGGTTTCGAGCATGGTTCCCGATGAGAAAGGGGTTAACAATCTTACTTCTGAATATATCGGAAACATAGTGAAAAAAGAGACGGAAGACGGTGAAATCGAAGCACTGGAGCCCGAAAGCCTGATCCTTAACCTCAAGTATCGCCAGGGGCCTGAAATGCCTCATCTGAAATGGGGCTTTCCTGACTCGCATTTCATCTGCTTTCCTTACGAAACAAGACGAACAGGTATTTATTCTGCAGGAGCGGTGCGCCATCCCATGGATGCGGTTCAGTCTACAGCGGATGCAACCGGTGCCGCATTGAAAGCCATTCAGTGTCTCGAACTCACTGCAGAGGGAAGAGCCGTTCACCCCAGAACATGGGACCGGACGTATCCTGAAATACGATTTGAAAGCTGTACTCAGTGCAGAAGATGTACTGTTGAATGTCCGTTCGGAGCCTATAATGAAAAAGCGGACGGAACTCCGCTTGAATTCCCGTCTCGTTGCCGCCGTTGCGGTGTCTGTATGGGAGCATGTCCGCAAAGAGTCATTTCATTCAAGGATTACAGTGTCGATATGATTTCATCTGTTTTGAAATCCATAGAAGTTCCTGATGAAGGAACCTTTATTCTTGGTTTCGTCTGTGAAAACGATGCATATCCTGCTTTTGATATGATGGGGCTGAACAGGATGAATCTCAATCCCAACATCAGGCTGATACCGTTGCGATGTCTCGGCGGATTGAACCTCGTGTGGATTGCCGATGCTCTTTCCAAAGGGATCGATGGTATTCTGCTCCTCGGATGTAAATACGGGGATGATTACCAGTGTCATTACATCAAGGGAAGCCAGATGGCTAATGAAAGGCTTGAAAAAGTCCAGGAAACACTTGATCGTCTTATGCTTGAAGCGGAAAGGGTCGAGCAGGTACAAATTGCTATAAATGAATGGGAAAAACTGCCTGGGATAATTGAGGAGTTTACCAAGAAGATCGATGATATTGGTGAAAATCCTTACAAAGGATTCTAA
- a CDS encoding CoB--CoM heterodisulfide reductase iron-sulfur subunit A family protein, which yields MSVETVLIVGGGISGITAAVEAAEVGYNTIIVEKNPYLGGRVAQLNKYFPKLCPPYCGLEMNFRRIKPNPKITVYTMTRVEEVSGDEGNYKVRLKVSPRYVNEKCTACDACAEVCPVETPNDFNFGMDKTKAIHLPHEMAYPMRYVVDREACTDSSCDKCVEACKYDAIDLNMEPETVELNVGSIVYATGWNPYDASKMDNLRYGQVKNVITNMMMERLASPNGPTKGKILRPSDNKEAKKVVFVQCAGSRDEEHLNYCSAICCMASLKQATYVREQYPDSQVVVAYIDLRTPGKYEDFLNRVKSDESIKLMKGKIAKIEEDPATGGVIVTSEDVEGGEKIYEKADMVVLATGMAAAVSENASLNFEENGFIVTGKSPGVYSTGVAKRPSDVTTSIQDATGVALKSIQSLVRS from the coding sequence ATGTCAGTTGAAACTGTTTTAATTGTCGGAGGTGGTATAAGCGGGATCACCGCTGCGGTTGAAGCCGCAGAGGTTGGCTACAATACGATTATTGTTGAGAAGAACCCTTACCTCGGAGGAAGGGTCGCTCAGTTGAACAAGTATTTCCCCAAGCTTTGTCCGCCCTACTGTGGTCTGGAGATGAACTTCAGACGAATCAAGCCAAATCCCAAAATAACCGTTTATACGATGACCCGGGTCGAGGAGGTAAGCGGGGATGAGGGAAACTACAAGGTCAGGCTCAAAGTGAGCCCAAGATATGTCAATGAAAAATGTACTGCATGCGATGCCTGCGCCGAAGTATGCCCGGTCGAGACGCCGAATGATTTTAATTTCGGGATGGACAAGACCAAGGCGATACATCTGCCGCATGAAATGGCATATCCCATGAGGTACGTCGTTGACAGGGAGGCATGTACCGATTCATCCTGTGACAAATGTGTCGAGGCATGCAAATATGATGCGATAGACTTAAACATGGAGCCCGAAACCGTTGAGTTGAACGTTGGCAGTATTGTTTACGCAACCGGCTGGAATCCTTATGATGCCTCGAAAATGGATAATCTGAGGTACGGTCAGGTGAAAAACGTCATTACCAACATGATGATGGAGCGACTTGCTTCTCCGAACGGTCCGACAAAAGGAAAGATTCTGAGACCTTCGGATAACAAGGAGGCCAAGAAAGTTGTTTTTGTGCAGTGTGCCGGATCCAGAGATGAAGAGCACTTGAACTACTGCTCTGCAATTTGTTGCATGGCTTCTCTCAAACAGGCAACCTATGTCAGGGAACAGTATCCTGATTCACAGGTTGTCGTCGCATACATCGATCTGAGAACCCCCGGTAAATATGAGGATTTTCTCAACAGGGTGAAGTCGGACGAAAGTATAAAACTGATGAAAGGCAAGATCGCCAAAATAGAGGAAGATCCGGCAACTGGCGGTGTCATCGTTACTTCCGAAGATGTGGAAGGCGGAGAAAAGATCTATGAAAAAGCAGATATGGTGGTTTTGGCTACCGGTATGGCCGCTGCTGTTTCCGAGAACGCTTCGCTGAATTTCGAGGAGAACGGGTTTATCGTTACGGGTAAATCTCCCGGTGTTTATTCTACAGGCGTGGCTAAAAGGCCCTCAGATGTTACCACATCCATACAGGATGCCACAGGCGTGGCATTGAAAAGCATTCAAAGTCTTGTGAGGAGTTAA
- the aprA gene encoding adenylyl-sulfate reductase subunit alpha has product MGVEKNEFKYCEKPEVVTVDTDILLIGGGMACCGAAYEAGKWATPKGIRITMVDKAATDRSGAVAQGLSAINTYCGENDPADYVKYVRKDLMGVIREDLVYDLGRHVDNSVHLFEEWGLPVWKRAEDGSTQDGSKPAPKLTEGGKPVRSGRWQIMINGESYKVIVAEAAKKALEYNRKETGVDQNHFERVFISELIHDKNDPNRVAGAIGFSVRENKVYVFTAKTMLLACGGAVNVYRPRSTAEGQGRAWYPVWNAGTTYALAAQAGAELVLMENRFVPARFKDGYGPVGAWFLFFKCKATNSLGEDYCSTNLGAANKDFGKYAEDPHQLTTAMRNHMMMIDMKAGKGPILMRTHEAMQALGETMTPKQMKHLEAEAWEDFLDMCIGQAVVWAGNNIEPDKLPSELMPTEPYLLGSHAGCAGIWVSGPGDVAGIPDEWHWGYNRMTTVDGLFTAGDGVGASGHKFSSGSHAEGRIAGKAMTAYCLDHADYKPELGRDVDEVIAEIYLPMEVFGKNKDYSTDTEVNPNYIKPKMFQARLQKIMDEYVAGVSTWYTTSKTMLEKGLEHLTLLKEDAEKMAAEDLHELMRCWENYHRLMAGEAHAQHILFREDTRYPGYYFRADHFYVDDENWRCFTISKYDRDSHTWSLSKRDYVQVVPD; this is encoded by the coding sequence ATGGGAGTTGAAAAAAACGAATTTAAATATTGCGAGAAGCCGGAAGTTGTTACTGTAGATACGGATATTCTGCTTATTGGCGGTGGAATGGCTTGCTGCGGTGCTGCATATGAGGCTGGCAAATGGGCGACACCGAAAGGAATAAGGATCACCATGGTTGACAAGGCAGCGACCGACAGAAGCGGTGCTGTTGCGCAGGGGCTTTCAGCTATCAATACCTATTGTGGCGAAAACGATCCTGCGGATTATGTGAAATATGTCAGAAAAGACCTTATGGGCGTTATCCGGGAGGATCTTGTCTATGATCTCGGCAGGCACGTTGACAATTCAGTCCATCTTTTCGAAGAATGGGGGCTTCCGGTGTGGAAGCGCGCTGAGGACGGTTCCACTCAAGACGGTTCAAAACCTGCGCCGAAACTGACTGAAGGCGGTAAGCCCGTCAGGTCGGGAAGATGGCAGATCATGATCAACGGTGAATCCTACAAAGTTATCGTTGCCGAAGCTGCAAAAAAGGCCCTTGAATATAACAGAAAAGAGACCGGTGTCGATCAGAACCATTTTGAAAGGGTTTTCATCAGTGAGCTGATTCATGATAAAAACGATCCTAACAGAGTCGCCGGTGCTATCGGTTTCAGTGTAAGGGAAAACAAGGTTTACGTCTTTACCGCAAAAACCATGTTGCTTGCCTGCGGTGGCGCGGTTAACGTTTACAGACCTCGTTCGACTGCCGAAGGCCAGGGCCGTGCATGGTATCCTGTCTGGAACGCCGGTACCACATATGCATTGGCTGCTCAGGCCGGTGCCGAACTGGTTCTTATGGAAAACAGGTTTGTGCCTGCTCGATTCAAGGATGGATACGGTCCTGTTGGTGCATGGTTCCTGTTCTTCAAGTGTAAGGCGACCAACTCTCTCGGAGAAGACTACTGCTCTACGAACCTCGGAGCGGCAAATAAAGATTTCGGAAAATATGCCGAAGATCCTCATCAGCTCACGACAGCAATGAGAAACCATATGATGATGATCGACATGAAAGCCGGCAAAGGACCTATTCTGATGCGTACCCATGAGGCTATGCAGGCTCTGGGTGAGACCATGACACCGAAACAGATGAAGCACCTCGAAGCCGAGGCATGGGAAGATTTTCTCGATATGTGTATCGGTCAGGCCGTTGTCTGGGCGGGTAACAACATCGAGCCGGACAAACTTCCGTCCGAGCTGATGCCGACCGAGCCGTATCTTCTCGGTTCACATGCAGGCTGTGCTGGAATCTGGGTGAGTGGTCCTGGCGATGTTGCCGGTATTCCGGATGAATGGCACTGGGGCTATAACAGAATGACCACTGTCGACGGTCTTTTTACTGCAGGTGACGGTGTTGGTGCTTCAGGGCACAAGTTCTCTTCGGGTTCTCATGCTGAAGGGCGAATTGCCGGAAAGGCAATGACAGCTTACTGCCTGGACCATGCCGATTACAAACCGGAGCTTGGCAGGGATGTCGATGAGGTTATTGCTGAAATCTATCTGCCGATGGAGGTTTTCGGTAAAAACAAGGATTACAGCACCGATACCGAGGTCAATCCGAACTATATCAAGCCGAAAATGTTTCAGGCAAGGCTCCAGAAGATCATGGACGAGTATGTGGCCGGTGTATCTACCTGGTATACCACAAGTAAGACCATGCTCGAGAAAGGACTGGAGCACCTTACCTTGCTCAAGGAGGATGCTGAAAAAATGGCAGCTGAAGATCTTCATGAACTGATGAGATGCTGGGAGAACTATCATCGTCTGATGGCCGGTGAAGCGCATGCGCAGCACATTCTGTTCAGGGAAGATACACGCTACCCGGGCTACTATTTCAGGGCTGATCATTTCTATGTCGATGATGAGAACTGGAGGTGCTTCACCATTTCCAAGTATGACAGGGATTCTCATACATGGAGCCTCTCGAAGAGGGATTACGTCCAGGTTGTGCCGGATTAG